In Juglans regia cultivar Chandler chromosome 13, Walnut 2.0, whole genome shotgun sequence, the following proteins share a genomic window:
- the LOC109007899 gene encoding protein DETOXIFICATION 16-like, which yields MKRGESSSALESHLMITIQERRHDDQEEEEEDCWIGNYVEEAKKQVRLAVPLIAVSMLQYSLQVISIMFNGHLGELPLSGASMGSSFASVTGFTVLLGMGSALETLCGQAYGAKQYHMLGVHTQRAMLTLLALSIPLALIWYYTSTILIALGQDHEISTEAGVFNCWMIPSLFAFGLLQCLNRFLQTQNNVIPMLISSGITALLHVPVCWVLVFKIGFGIKGAALAISISNWVNVLLLAIYVKFSPACVKTWTGFSEEALHDLLSFIKLAVSSAIMIW from the exons ATGAAACGAGGAGAAAGTTCATCAGCTCTTGAGTCTCATCTGATGATTACGATCCAAGAAAGAAGGCATgatgatcaagaagaagaagaagaagattgttGGATAGGAAATTATGTGGAAGAAGCAAAAAAACAAGTGCGGTTAGCAGTGCCTTTAATAGCAGTTAGTATGTTGCAGTACAGCTTACAGGTGATATCGATAATGTTCAACGGTCATCTTGGAGAGCTTCCTCTTTCCGGTGCCTCTATGGGGTCTTCCTTTGCTTCAGTTACTGGCTTCACTGTCCTG CTAGGGATGGGTAGCGCATTAGAGACGCTATGCGGACAAGCCTATGGAGCGAAACAGTACCACATGCTAGGTGTTCACACGCAGCGAGCAATGCTAACCCTCCTAGCCTTAAGCATTCCTCTAGCACTAATTTGGTACTACACAAGCACCATTCTCATAGCTCTAGGCCAAGACCATGAAATATCTACTGAAGCCGGAGTTTTCAATTGCTGGATGATCCCAAGCCTTTTCGCCTTTGGCCTCCTTCAATGCCTAAACAGATTTTTACAAACCCAGAACAATGTTATTCCTATGTTGATAAGCTCTGGAATCACGGCTTTGCTACATGTTCCTGTTTGTTGGGTTCTTGTGttcaaaattggatttgggATCAAAGGAGCTGCCTTGGCAATTAGTATTTCCAATTGGGTTAACGTACTTTTGCTGGcaatttatgtaaaattttctCCAGCTTGCGTGAAAACTTGGACTGGGTTTTCAGAAGAAGCCTTGCATGATCTTCTCAGCTTTATAAAGCTGGCTGTTTCATCAGCAATCATGATATGGTAA